ACGTGGACGTTCGACGGGAAGCTCGGGCTTCGCGCCGCGAACTATTCCCGGAAGGAATTCAACGAAGACGGAGCGGACTCGATCTCGCTCGACGTCCACACGCAGACGCTGTCGACCCGCGAATTCAACATCGACCTCCACCACTTCCGTCGGACGGGCACGTGGCTGCCAAACATTCTGCTGACGTACCGCCGTGAGTTCGGCGACGACTGGACGAGGGCGAAGGCCAACTTCGCCGCCAATCCAATCACTCAGTTTTCGGTGCAGGGCATGCCGGTGCCGCTGGACACATTCCAGGGGGTGCTCGGTCTGACGATGCGCAGCGGGTCGGGGCTTCTGTACACGCTCGAATATCAGTTCCTTCACTCGAGCGACGAATCGCGCCACAGCGTCCGCTTCAAGGTGCGTTTCTGAGAGGAGCGACGGTTCAGCGGCGCGGGCGCGATCCCGCGAACCAGACAACGGGCGCGATCATCGCCAAGATAGGCAGCGTCAGCGGCAGCGTCATGACGCTGACTCCGATGCCTATCCAGTCGTGCGTCGATGACGACTTGGATGACTTGGCTTGAGGGGCCTTCGTCGCTCGGGGCGCGATCGGACGCGCGGGGGGCGCAGGCTGGAACTCGACCTGAGACTCGACAGCCGGGACCGGACGCTTGACCGGTGGCGCGGCCGCCTCTGACGCCGCGTCGGACCGGTAGACCCAGCGGGCGCCCTGCCCGCCGATCTCGGCGCGCGCGACGTCAAACGAGGGTCTGGCCTTTTTCGCTCGCCGCGTCGCGGCCAGTCCGTCTGTCCGGGGCGTCGGCGGCGCCTTCGCTGACGAACTGGACAAACGCGTCGTAATCTTCCGCCGCCCTGCTCCGCGGGGCGTATTCCCAGATCGTTTGTCGTTGGGTGATAGCATAGGTCACATCAATGCATTGCCGGATGCCTCGACGGTACAGCCGATCTCCCATCTCCGCGTCCTCAGTCAGGGCTTCAAACGCAGCCCGCGTCGCATTGGTGGAGCTGTTGACGGAGGTTGGCAGAACGGCAAAAAGATCGAGCCTCCGATCCGGCCACAGGTCCCGAATCTGGTGGACGCCGGCGAGCGTCTGTCGCGCGCCGAGAATGGCCATGCCGTCCATGCTGACCGGCATGATGAGATCCGACGCGAACAGGAGCGCGTTGTAGGTGAGCAGGTTCATCGCCGGAGAACTGTCGATGATCACCGCATCGTAGCCGCGGATCGCCTTCAAGCGGCGCGACAGGATCGTCTCGCGCTGCGGTGCACCGGCCAGCTGGGATTCGAGCGCGAACGCGGCCGGCGTCGAGGGAATGACATCAAGCCGCTCCCGCACGCCGCGCGCGACCACGTCGTCTATCGACGCGTCGCCGAGCATCAGGTCGACGATGGTGCGTTCCCGCCGCACGCCGAGCGCGTGGCCGATATTGCCCTGCGGATCGGCGTCGACCAGCAGCACGCGCGAGCCGTGTCGAGCCAGGCCCGCCGCCAGATGGATGGCGGTGGTGGTCTTGCCCACCCCGCCTTTCATGTTGACGATCGCAATCTGCAGCATTCGGCGGTTCCGGGAGTCGCCGGCCAGATCGAGTCCTGCCGGCGTCGGATGAAAACGAGGTCATTGTACGCCCGTTTCCTCCGCGCCGGACGGCCTATTGCGCACCCGCCGGGGAGCCGGCCTGGTCGGTCGCCACGTGCGTCTCGACACGATATAATTCGTGTGCTGATATACCGCTCATTGTCACTCGTGAACACCCTTCAGCACAGTGTCGTCACCCGAATCGATATGGTGAAGTCGGCCGGAATCGGAGCACGAAGCCGTTCTGTCGCGCCCTGCCGGTTCGGCGGTGCCGGAGCGGACGCTTCGCGCGTCCACACGAAGGTCGGCCAGCGGCGTCCCTGGCAGCGACCGAGGCCGACGTGAGGATCCTCCGGATGAACGTCCGGCGGCTGGTGCACCTGGCGCGTGTGCTCGTGGCGCACGGCGCCGCCTACCTCGTCGTGCGCTTCCTGGGCCGGTGGCCCTGGCTCGTGCGGCGCGTGCCTCTGGCGAGAATGACCAGCCCGCAGCGGTTCCGCCGGCTGTTCGAGGATCTCGGCGGGAGCTTCATCAAATTCGGCCAGATGCTCGCGCTGCAGCCCGATATCCTCTCCCGCGAGTACTGCGACGAACTCTTCGACCTCCTCGATCGCATCAAGCCGTTTCCCTTCGCGCACGTCGAACAGGTCTTCCGCGAGGAACTGGGGCGGACGCCGCAGCAGATCTTCGACTGGATTGATCCCGAACCGGTTGCGACGGCGTCAATCGGGCAGGTGCACGCCGCGTATCTCGAAGGCCAGAAGGTGGCTGTCAAGGTTCAGCGCCCGATGGTCGACATCGAGTTTGCCGGAGACATCCGGCTCATCCACCTCGCGATCCGCCTGATTCGCCGGCTGGACCTGAAGTCGCTGTTCTGGACGCTCGCGCCGATGAGCGAGTTCGCGGCATGGACGCTCGAGGAACTCGACTACCGGCGGGAGGCCCGGTACGCGGACCGGCTTCGCCGCAACGCCACGCAGAACCCCCTCGAGCGCGTGCCCGTCATCTTCTGGAACGTGACGACGCGGCGGACGCTGGTCATGGAGTACATGACCGGCGTCACTGCGCTCGAATATCTGCGCGCGGTGACGTCACAGGGCGAATCGGCGGCGCGGGCCATCTGTCCAGTCGGGTTCGATCCCGACAATTTCGCGCGCCATATCATCGACAACTTCCTCGGCGACGCGTTCCGCTACGGGGCGTTTCATGCGGATCTGCACCCGGCGAATCTGCTGATGCTGCCCGGGGAAGTCGTCGCGTACGTCGATTTCGGGATTACCGGCGTGCTCAGCGG
The nucleotide sequence above comes from Acidobacteriota bacterium. Encoded proteins:
- a CDS encoding AAA family ATPase — protein: MLQIAIVNMKGGVGKTTTAIHLAAGLARHGSRVLLVDADPQGNIGHALGVRRERTIVDLMLGDASIDDVVARGVRERLDVIPSTPAAFALESQLAGAPQRETILSRRLKAIRGYDAVIIDSSPAMNLLTYNALLFASDLIMPVSMDGMAILGARQTLAGVHQIRDLWPDRRLDLFAVLPTSVNSSTNATRAAFEALTEDAEMGDRLYRRGIRQCIDVTYAITQRQTIWEYAPRSRAAEDYDAFVQFVSEGAADAPDRRTGRDAASEKGQTLV
- a CDS encoding AarF/UbiB family protein, yielding MRILRMNVRRLVHLARVLVAHGAAYLVVRFLGRWPWLVRRVPLARMTSPQRFRRLFEDLGGSFIKFGQMLALQPDILSREYCDELFDLLDRIKPFPFAHVEQVFREELGRTPQQIFDWIDPEPVATASIGQVHAAYLEGQKVAVKVQRPMVDIEFAGDIRLIHLAIRLIRRLDLKSLFWTLAPMSEFAAWTLEELDYRREARYADRLRRNATQNPLERVPVIFWNVTTRRTLVMEYMTGVTALEYLRAVTSQGESAARAICPVGFDPDNFARHIIDNFLGDAFRYGAFHADLHPANLLMLPGEVVAYVDFGITGVLSGYSRRHLVAMTLVLTRGDVEALTDLFFDLTVTDAESDTGLFRRSMIEISKNWYAGEDAETVLKTNFTQVMLDMLILCRKARLSPERDVVKYIRSAVAADGLITRLAPGFNVGKYLEEACQRLVSSELQRATLSGDTLGALLSSTARLVESGAARTATILQRLASGDMTAHVDVTNAVDSDARHRRRTLRLAGVVVALTALVELTGGPARIGVNMFTIEVVLIGAALLMLVAAVRRLVARD